The sequence TTATTCAGGGTCGCCCCGCTGATGGTTTCCCGGCGGATATTTCCGGCGGCATTCAGGATAATCCCCCGCAAATCCGCCCGCACCAACGTCACCCGGGTCATACAGGCACGGGTCAGGTTGGCTTCCGTCAGGTTCACGCCGCTGAGGTTGGCCTCGCTCAACAGCACCCGGGTCATGCTCGCCTGGGATAAATTGGCTTCCTTGAGGTTGCAACCGGTCAAATCCGCCCCGCTCAAGTCCGCCCCCTGGAGGTTAATGCTACGGAGGTTGGCACCCCGGAGGTTGACCCGGCTGAGGTTGCACCCCTCCAAAATCGGCGCATTCAGGGTGGCTTCACTCAAATCCGCCCCGCTCAGGTTCGCCCCGCTCAGGTTCGCCCAACTCAAATCCGCCCCGCTGAGATTGGCACCGCTCAGGTTGGCATCCCGCAAATCCGCCTGGATCAGTTTTACCTTGGTGCAATTACTCAAGCTCAAATCTGCCCCCCGCAGACAGGTGCCGCTGGCATTGCTCCAGACCAGTCCACACCCCTGGAGGTTGATCCCGGTCAAATCCAGGTGAATCAAAACCGCTTCGCTCAGGTTGAGCCGGCCAAAGTCCCGCTTGCCGTTTTGGTAATGCCGCAACAACTCGTCCGGCTCGATCAGTCCCATCTCTAGCATGGTCATCGGTGGGAGCAATGGCTCACATCCATCACCCTAGCAGATTCCCAGGCGAATATCTGTCCCCCCCAAGCAAAGCCGTTCCCCAGGGTGAAATGATAGACCTGTATCGTAATATTAAGTTTTTTGATAAAGTTCCAAGGGATAAATTTATGTTTATCTTTTGTCTATTTTCGGGCGGTGAAAATACGGATTTGTATCTTAATATTAATTTCTTCATAAAATTTTAAGGTTAAAGTCTGTATTTATTTTGTAATTCAAGTTTTTAAGATAAAGTGCTAGTATCAGGCGGGTTTAGGGGATTTGATGCTTGGCATTGCCCAGGAGTTGCCCCAGGATTCCGTGAGCCTGCGGGGGCGGTTTTTACGGGGATTCGTTGATTTTGCGGTGGTCAGGGGGTTGCACCTTCGGTAGATTAAGTTTACTCAGTAAAGTCTGTAGTTTTATAACCAATTAGCAACCAAGATTAAGGAGCCGACCGATGATGCACCAAGAACCGCTACTCAAGGGTCTGATGTGGGCCAAGCAAAAGCAGGAAACCGGCTGTTTTGTCTTCAGTTTGGGGGAACACCGCTGGCGATTTTATTTATTTATGGGGCGGTTGGTGTATGCCACGGGGGGGGTGCATCCGGTGCGGCGGTGGCGGCGGTTGTCTGCCCAGCATTGGCCGGGGTACAGCCCCAAACCCCAACGGGTACCGGCGGAATTGCCCTGGGAGTATGGCTTGGTGGCGCAGGGGTTGGCGCAGGGGGAATTGACCAAGGAGCAGGTGCAAACTTTTGTGCAAGATTGGTCAAACGCTACCCTATTGGAATGTTTGATGACCTGGGGGCGGCAAGCGACCCTTTCCCCGCAGATGCAGTGGCAGGCGGGGCAGGAACTCCCCCAGCGGTGGATGCTGGTGCAGGTGGATTATTGGTGGCAGACGGCTTTGGGGCAACTGCGGCAGTGGCAGACTTTGGTGCCGGTGGGGCTGGAACAGGTGCCGGTGATTGACCGCCATGGCAAGTTGAAAAATTTAGTTTCTCCCGCCGCCTATCAGCATTTGACCCAGGTTTTGGACGGCAAGTCCACGTTTTGGGAAATTGCCCAGCGGGTGGGTCGCCCGGTGGAACAGGTGGTGGCTTCCCTGCGGACGTTTATTGAGGAAGGGGTGGTGATTCTGCAGGAGGTGCCCGATTTACCCGCCCCCGTGATGCAGGTGGTGGCTAAGCCGGTGGTGGCTCAACGCCCGGTGATTGCCTGTATTGACGACAGCCCGGTGGTGGGGCAAGCCCTGCGGCATATCCTGGAACCGGTGGGGTATGAGGTGCTGAGCATTACCGACCCCCTGCGGTCTGTGTCTTTGCTGTTACAAAAGAAACCGGTGTTAATTTTTCTGGATTTGGTGATGCCGGAAACCAACGGCTATGAAGTGTGTACCTTTTTGCGTAAGAGTGCGGCGTTTCAGTCCACCCCGATTGTGATTCTCACGGGGCAGGGGGGGGTGATTGACCGGGTGCGGGCCAAACTGTGCGGTGCCAATGACTTTATGGCTAAACCCCCGGTGGCGGAGCGGGTTTTAGAGGTGGTGCAAACCCTCATCCCGGCGGCCACTCCAGCCACTGCTCCCTCCCTGGCAACAGCCTGTTAGGACCAGAGGCGGTTTTCCAAGTCCCGCACCTGCCGTTCCAGGCGGTCAATCCGGCCCCGCAATTCATCCACTTCGGTTTGGCTGGCCAGCCCCAATTCCCGCAGGATGTCCCGCATTTGGCGGCGGGCTTGGACTTCCCAGGCACCTGTTTGCCCCAGCCGCCCCACCAGGTCATTGATCAAAGCGGTGGCCTGTTCCGGGCGCAGGCGGCCATTTTGCACCCACTCATCCCCCACTTCCCGTACCTTATCCACCACCAGGGCCGTGGTGCCGATGCCGAGAAGCAGTAATTGCCGCAGGAGATTGTCCTGTTCCATAATCAGGGTTGACCGTACAGTTCCTATTGTGACAGATGAATTGGCGACCCATCACCGGATTGACCCTGGTTTTTTGGTGGCTCATGGTGGCTCCGGCGGTTGCCCAGGTGTGGCTGGAACTGATCCTCAGCCAGCGGCGGGTGCTGGTCTGGCGGGACAACCGGGTGATTCGCAGTTATCCGGTGGCGGTGGGCAAACCCGGCTGGGAAACCCCCCAGGGGGATTTTGTGGTGGAAGTGAAGGTCAAAGACCCGGTCTGGCAAAGTTTCACCAGCAGTACCCAAATCCCCGCCGGTCACCCCCGCAACCCCCTCGGTCGGCATTGGATCGGGTTTTGGAGCGATGGGGTGGATGAAATTGGGTTTCACGGCACCCCCCACCCGGAAACCGTGGGCAAAGCCATCAGTCATGGGTGTGTGCGGATGTATCCCCGGGATATTGCGGAATTATTCAACCTGGTGGAACTGGGAACCCCCGTGCGGGTCAGACGTTGAGGGGCTTGACAAATATTTAATTTTAGAGCTAAGTTAAAAAAAGGATGTAGCAGACTTGGAATTATTCCAAGACATCCCGTTACCCGCATAGGGTCGAGGAAATCCGGTAAAGACGTTCTGAATATTGAAACATTTCCACTTCAAAAAGAAAATGTTTCAGCGGAGGCTCCCTAAGGAGCCTTTGTTATTTAGGAGGTTGTGGAAGCTTTTTATTATGCAGTAGGTTCTTGGCAATTGCGAAAAAGTTGACTTTCTGTATCTTACCCAACCCCTCATATCTCGGATAGGCACTTTTGATATGCAGTCTGAGTTTTTTACTCTCCCTAAATACGACAAAAGGAACAAAATAATCAACCTCGCAACCGTTAGAATTTAATACCTTAACAACCGCATAGTTATGATAGCCAGCATGACAAACTATAGCTAAGTACGGTTAGGTTGTCGCCTCAAAAATTCTAGAGAACAAGCGCGTGGCTACGCCCTGCGACCCATATCTATGTCAACCTTTGCGTGTTTAGCTATAGGGTTTCCTTGTTGCCCAAAGATTTGATAATATTGGGTAAATTTTTTGAGAGTTCATATCTTTCAAAATTAAATGGTCTTGATTCCCTTGGGGCGTTGTACATCAGTCGCTGTGATTCTTCCCTAGACATTCCCTCCACTTCTTTGGTAAAACAATGTAGGCCGTAGGTGACAATAAATTTATAGGTAATAGGGTTTTCTGAATTTCTTGTGTCGAGATACTCAACCCATTGGGCATCAAGATGAGATAAATCATAAACCATTCCGTCTAAAATAAAATTTCTCCATTGGGTTACCTCATGAACAGTGGCAAACTTCATAATATTCTCAGAATCTAAGATGGGATCAGTGACCGTTAACTCTAAGTTTTTAGAGGCTTGTTTATGGCTCATTTCATTTGTATATACCTTGGGATTGTTGGGCATTAACCCGTTCTTGTTGAATGGCTACCCCATAATTCCTTGAATAGATTTTTTTATGCTTAGGAAATATGCCGTAGCCTCAAATCTTGAAAGTGGGCAAGATTATCAACGATAGTGGCTACGCTGTCAAGCTGGAGATGCGGGTCAGACGTTGAGGGGGATGCGCTGATAAACCCGTCGCACCACCTGGGTCAGGCGTTCCACCCCCCGTTCGATGTCCGTGAGGGAGGCGGTTAAACTGATCCGCACACATTGACGGGCGTGGCTCCATTCCTGGCGCAAACCCGGGAAAAACGTATGCCCCGGCACCACAATCACCCCCACCTGTTTCAGTTCCTGGTAGAGTTCCCAGTCGCTCATGGGCAAATCCCGCAACCACAACCAGGCAAATACCCCGCCCTCGCCCCGATGCAAAAACCAGGGCAAATCCCCCGGCAAGCCCGCCCGCAGACCCTCAGCCAACACCGCCAACTTGTGCTGATAATGGGGGCGGATCACCGTCGCCGATAAATGGGCCAATGCCCCGGACGCAATCGCCTGTGCCGCCAACGCCTGCCCATACCGGGACGCATGGATACAGGCATTGGTCAAAAACCCTTCAATTGCCCGCAAAATCCCCTCATCCCCGATGGCAATCCCCACCCGCTCCCCCGGCAGACCCGCCTTGGACAGGCTGATGCAGTGGACGATATTGGGGGCAAATACGGGGGTCATGGGCGTAAAATTCAAGCCCGGATAGGGCGCCGCATAGGCCGAATCCACCAGCACCGGAATGTCCCGCTCGGCCGCCAACGCCGCAATCTGCCGCACCTCCCCCTCCGACAACACATTCCCCGTCGGGTTGCAGGGGCGAGAAAAAATCACACAGCCCGTTTCGGCTCCAAATTCCAACTGGTCAAAATCGGGACGGTACTTAAATTCATGCCCCTGTTCATCCACCGCCAAGGCTGGTCGCACCGCCCGCAGGGATTCCGGCACCAAACAAATCCCCCCATAGCCCGTATAATCAGGACTCAGGGGCAGAACAATCTCCCGCCCCACCCCGCCAAAGGCATTCGCCGCAAAAAAATACAGGGATTGACTGCCCGGCGTCACCAACACATTCCGGGGAGTGAGCGTTAACCCATACCGCTGGTTAAAATCCGCCACCACCGCCTCAATCAAGGGCTGATACCCCTGGCTGGCACCATAGCGGCACACCACCTCCCCATAGTCGGGACTGGCCAACAACGCCTGGGTGCAATCCCGCCACAACTGCTCCACCTCCGGCAAAATCACCGGATTCCCCGCACTCAGATTGATCAAATCCTCCCCCGCCCGGGCTTGCAGGGTTTCCACAATGTCCTTCATGATCGCCCGCACCCCCGTCAGGCGGCTCATGGTGGCACCAAAATCACTCAGTTGTGGGTTCAGCATGGTTTGGGATCAGGCAAATAAAGGCTATTTTAGCCCAGAATTCATCCCTAACTGCCTGTCCCCAGGGTAATCACCCAAGTTCCCACCTGCCGGGGCAAGGGAATATCCCCGGGACTCAACACCTGTAGATTGAAAAAATACATCCCACTGTTGCGGGGGTTTTTCACATTGGATAGGACAATATCCACCGGCGTATCGGCGGGCACCGGGTCAACCAGGGCAATGCGCAGGAGGCGGTTCTCCTTATCCAAGACCGCTTCCCCCACCCGGAATTTTTGCTGGTCCTTGCCCCGGGTACGGCTCCGCACCACCTCCACCGCCTTGGGGTCCAATTCCCCCCGATAGTACTCGGGATAGGTGATGTAATACTCCGCCACCGCAATGCTCTGCCGGGGCACATTCAGGTAATAGCGGTCCCATTCCCCAATTCGGCCCGAATCCGCCGAATAGCGCAGTTCTTTTTTCGGCCCCCCCCAGAGGGTCCAGCCCGAACCCTGCGCCACCGCCACCCCCGCACTACTCACCACCGTCAGCGCCGCCAGGAGCGTCCAGGCGAAGCGTTGGGAAACGTTTGGGCGTACCATGAATTTTTGCAACATACGCAACATAATTTTACTCCCGACGTTTGCCGGTACCGCAAATTCCGAATTCCCTGATCGTACCATTCCCAAAAAGTTCCCGGTTGAGGATTTCAGTTTAACCGTGTATCTGCCCTATCCTGTCCAGGGGAGAATAAACTAAAGTGGAAGAAACTGTCCTAACTGTGGGTCCCAGGTGAGTTACTGCTTTAACCCCTCCTGCACACGCCCCCAAAACCCGGAAGGTGCCCTGGTCTGCGGCAATTGTGGGTCACGTTTGATCCTCAGTCACCGGGGACGGGAATATCGGATGAAAAAATGTCTGGGCTATGGGGGGTTCGGTGCCACCTTTGCCGCCGTGGAGGAAAATCTCCCGGGTAAGCCCTTGTGCGTGATCAAACAACTGCGCCCGCCGGTGGACAACCCCGATGACCATGTGTACCAGATGGCGAAGGAATTATTTGAGCGGGAGGCAGAAATTTTAGGGCGGTTGGGGAACCATCCCCGGTTGGCGAGTTTGCGGGATTATTTTGCCGAGCCGCCCCATTTCTACATGGTGCAGGAGTTTGTGGATGGGAAAACCCTCCAGGCGGAGGTGCGGGAAAATGGCCCCTATGAGGAGGGTTCGGTCAAGCTGTTTCTACGGCAGATGCTCCCGGTTTTGCAGTACATTCACGAGCATGGCACCATCCACCGGGATATTAAACCCGCCAATATCATGCGCCGCAAAGCGGACGGGGAATTGATTTTGATTGACTTTGGGGCGGTAAAACAGGTGGGACAAATCCCCAGTGGGGCGGAGGGGGAACTGACCCAATTTGCCATTGGCACGGCGGGGTATGCGCCCCCGGAACAGTTGTCCATGCGCCCGGTCTATGCCAGCGATATTTATGCGTTGGGCGGCACCTGCCTCTACCTACTCACGGGCAAATCCCCCAAGGAATTGGAAATTGACCCCCAAACCGGGGAAATCCGGTGGCGGCAGTACGTGCGGGTGAGTGATGCCTTTGCCCAGGTGTTGGACCGGATGCTGGCGGTTTCCCTCAAACAGCGCTATGCCACCGCCGGTGCCGTGATGCGTGCCCTGGATTTGGAACCCCATTACACCAACCTATCCCAGGGGTTACGCACCCAAAAAACCACCCCCCCTGCGCCCCTGCCCACCCCCCCCGAAGCCACGAGTGGGGACAGTCAAGCCAGTCGGTTGGCGGCGGCGATTCGTGCCCGCAAAGCCCGTGCCCTCAACCTGGAAAGCGGGGAAACCGACAGCGGCAAACTCACCCCCAGTCGCTTGAAAGATGCCCTGCGCCGGGGCAGAAAAGATTTTGCGGGTCAGGACTTTCGGGAGTATGACCTCCAGGGGGAAACGATGGTGGGCTGTATCCTGACGGAAGCGATTTTGAGCAAGGCGAATTTGCGGGAAAGTATTTTGGAAGAGGCGAATTTGGGGCGGGCGAATTTGCAGGGGGCGAATCTGCAAAAGGCGAATTTACACAAGGCTTATCTCAGTTTTGCCAACCTCCAGGGTGCCGATTTGCGGAATGCGGATTTAACCGAAGCCTATCTCCGCAATGCCAACCTCCGGGATGCCAACCTGTGCGGGGCGAATTTGGAGGGGGCTTTGGTCGCCGAGGACCAACTGGCGGGGGCACGTACCAACTGGGCAACCAAACTGCCTGTGGGTATCAAACGGGGCAACTGGTGGCCGCTTTAGGAGCCGAGGCACTCCCGAATTGTCAAAAAATGAAGCCAGGGGGTATGGTGGGAATGGTGTGAGGGTACAGCGGCATGAAGTGGAATCCGGTACGCTGGTGGCTGTCTGGCATGGTGGCAGTGGGAATCGCCTACGGAGTCCTGCCTCCGGGGATAGCAGA comes from Synechococcus sp. C9 and encodes:
- a CDS encoding pentapeptide repeat-containing protein produces the protein MTMLEMGLIEPDELLRHYQNGKRDFGRLNLSEAVLIHLDLTGINLQGCGLVWSNASGTCLRGADLSLSNCTKVKLIQADLRDANLSGANLSGADLSWANLSGANLSGADLSEATLNAPILEGCNLSRVNLRGANLRSINLQGADLSGADLTGCNLKEANLSQASMTRVLLSEANLSGVNLTEANLTRACMTRVTLVRADLRGIILNAAGNIRRETISGATLNNAVFVGACFQGADLAGANLSQANFSGACLEGANLVGANLTQVNLTGADLSGADLTKADLGRATLVGVDLSGARMPDGSIRT
- a CDS encoding response regulator, with protein sequence MMHQEPLLKGLMWAKQKQETGCFVFSLGEHRWRFYLFMGRLVYATGGVHPVRRWRRLSAQHWPGYSPKPQRVPAELPWEYGLVAQGLAQGELTKEQVQTFVQDWSNATLLECLMTWGRQATLSPQMQWQAGQELPQRWMLVQVDYWWQTALGQLRQWQTLVPVGLEQVPVIDRHGKLKNLVSPAAYQHLTQVLDGKSTFWEIAQRVGRPVEQVVASLRTFIEEGVVILQEVPDLPAPVMQVVAKPVVAQRPVIACIDDSPVVGQALRHILEPVGYEVLSITDPLRSVSLLLQKKPVLIFLDLVMPETNGYEVCTFLRKSAAFQSTPIVILTGQGGVIDRVRAKLCGANDFMAKPPVAERVLEVVQTLIPAATPATAPSLATAC
- a CDS encoding phasin family protein — translated: MEQDNLLRQLLLLGIGTTALVVDKVREVGDEWVQNGRLRPEQATALINDLVGRLGQTGAWEVQARRQMRDILRELGLASQTEVDELRGRIDRLERQVRDLENRLWS
- a CDS encoding L,D-transpeptidase is translated as MNWRPITGLTLVFWWLMVAPAVAQVWLELILSQRRVLVWRDNRVIRSYPVAVGKPGWETPQGDFVVEVKVKDPVWQSFTSSTQIPAGHPRNPLGRHWIGFWSDGVDEIGFHGTPHPETVGKAISHGCVRMYPRDIAELFNLVELGTPVRVRR
- a CDS encoding valine--pyruvate transaminase; the protein is MLNPQLSDFGATMSRLTGVRAIMKDIVETLQARAGEDLINLSAGNPVILPEVEQLWRDCTQALLASPDYGEVVCRYGASQGYQPLIEAVVADFNQRYGLTLTPRNVLVTPGSQSLYFFAANAFGGVGREIVLPLSPDYTGYGGICLVPESLRAVRPALAVDEQGHEFKYRPDFDQLEFGAETGCVIFSRPCNPTGNVLSEGEVRQIAALAAERDIPVLVDSAYAAPYPGLNFTPMTPVFAPNIVHCISLSKAGLPGERVGIAIGDEGILRAIEGFLTNACIHASRYGQALAAQAIASGALAHLSATVIRPHYQHKLAVLAEGLRAGLPGDLPWFLHRGEGGVFAWLWLRDLPMSDWELYQELKQVGVIVVPGHTFFPGLRQEWSHARQCVRISLTASLTDIERGVERLTQVVRRVYQRIPLNV
- a CDS encoding DUF2808 domain-containing protein; amino-acid sequence: MLRMLQKFMVRPNVSQRFAWTLLAALTVVSSAGVAVAQGSGWTLWGGPKKELRYSADSGRIGEWDRYYLNVPRQSIAVAEYYITYPEYYRGELDPKAVEVVRSRTRGKDQQKFRVGEAVLDKENRLLRIALVDPVPADTPVDIVLSNVKNPRNSGMYFFNLQVLSPGDIPLPRQVGTWVITLGTGS
- a CDS encoding serine/threonine-protein kinase: MSYCFNPSCTRPQNPEGALVCGNCGSRLILSHRGREYRMKKCLGYGGFGATFAAVEENLPGKPLCVIKQLRPPVDNPDDHVYQMAKELFEREAEILGRLGNHPRLASLRDYFAEPPHFYMVQEFVDGKTLQAEVRENGPYEEGSVKLFLRQMLPVLQYIHEHGTIHRDIKPANIMRRKADGELILIDFGAVKQVGQIPSGAEGELTQFAIGTAGYAPPEQLSMRPVYASDIYALGGTCLYLLTGKSPKELEIDPQTGEIRWRQYVRVSDAFAQVLDRMLAVSLKQRYATAGAVMRALDLEPHYTNLSQGLRTQKTTPPAPLPTPPEATSGDSQASRLAAAIRARKARALNLESGETDSGKLTPSRLKDALRRGRKDFAGQDFREYDLQGETMVGCILTEAILSKANLRESILEEANLGRANLQGANLQKANLHKAYLSFANLQGADLRNADLTEAYLRNANLRDANLCGANLEGALVAEDQLAGARTNWATKLPVGIKRGNWWPL